The Vicia villosa cultivar HV-30 ecotype Madison, WI linkage group LG1, Vvil1.0, whole genome shotgun sequence genome includes a region encoding these proteins:
- the LOC131655785 gene encoding uncharacterized protein LOC131655785 has product MARRNDAAIAGALEAMAQALGNQPNIGENVGCRSLDTFQRENPPVFKGTYDPDGAMNWLKEIERIFCVMDCTPEKKVRYGTNMLAVEAEDWWLETRQRLEVAGEEVTRVVFRREFLRKYFPEDVRGKKEIKFLELKQGSMSVTAYAAKFSELAKFYQHYDGPTGEFSKCIKFENRLHPEIKNTTSYQKIQIFADLVDSCRIYEEDNTAHYKMIIEKRTGKGKQKAAQGQRTSGGDALAGIVCFKRGKPGHKSNVCSAEAQRCFRCGKTEHLAPDCKHKEVIYFNCGEEGYINTKCEKPKKAPGSGKVFALAGTQTTSEDRLIREMVVDLPAKGSVTTFLACVKCPLSIFDRDFVVDLVCLPLRGLDVILGMNWLEHNHVHINCYHKSVRFSTPEEEASLLSGKQLRRLMLEEETQMF; this is encoded by the exons AGTTTGGATACCTTCCAGAGAGAGAATCCGCCTGTCTTCAAGGGTACCTATGATCCTGATGGTGCAATGAATTGgttgaaggagatcgagagaatattctgtgtgatggattgcactccAGAGAAGAAGGTTCGGTATGGTACTAACATGCTAGCGGTGGAAGCTGAAGACTGGTGGTTAGAGACTCGTCAAAGGTTGGAAGTTGCTGGTGAGGAAGTGACTAGGGTTGTGTTTCGTAGGGAGTTTCTGAGGaagtattttcctgaggatgttcgtGGAAAGAAAGAGATCAAGTTCCTTGAGCTGAAACAAGGGAGCATGTCTGTCACTGCTTATGCTGCGAAATTTAGCGAGTTGGCTAAGTTCTATCAGCATTATGATGGACCGACTGGAGAGTTCtcgaagtgcatcaagtttgagaacagGTTGCATCCAGAAATCAAGAATACTACCAGCTATCAGAAGATTCAGATATTTGCTGATTTGGTGGATAGCTGCCGGATCTATGAGGAAGACAACACTGCTCACTATAAGATGATCATTGAGAAGCGAA CTGGAAAGGGTAAACAGAAAGCTGCTCAGGGTCAGaggactagtgggggagatgctcttGCTGGTATTGTGTGCTTCAAACGCGGAAAACCTGGTCACAAGAGTAATGTATGTAGTGCTGAGGCACAGAGGTGTTTCCGTTGCGGGAAGACTGAACATTTGGCTCCTGATTGCAAGCATAAGGAGGTTATCTATTtcaattgcggcgaagaggggTACATCAATACAAAGTGTGAGAAACCGAAGAAGGCGCCAGGCAGTGGGAAGGTGTTCGCTTTAGCTGGGACACAAACAACTAGTGAGGACCGACTCATTAGAG AGATGGTAGTCGATCTTCCAGCTAAGGGGTCAGTGACTACTTTTCTTGCATGTGTGAAATGTCCTTTGTCGATCTTCGATAGAGACTTTGTTGTTGATCTGGTTTGTTTGCCTTTAAGGGGATTagatgtgattttaggtatgaactggttagagcataaccatGTCCATATTAATTGTTATCATAAGTCGGTGAGATTTTCTACTCCAGAAGAAGAAGCGAGTTTGCTGTCAGGTAAACAGTTACGCCGACTGATGCTAGAAGAGGAAACTCAGATGTTCTAG